A single genomic interval of Tenuifilum sp. 4138str harbors:
- a CDS encoding CBS domain-containing protein, protein MVAKDMISDVIPPLKTSDTGITALNWMDIFKVSHLPIVNDKEFLGLISESDIYDLNMPEEPLGNHQLSLLRPYVIEDQHVFEVMEVLSRLKLSLVPVLDSSKNYLGVITLMELLHYFTELSALRHKGSVIVLEMNVNDFSLSQICQIVEGNDAKILAAYITSHPNSTQMELTLKLNVTDVTSIKQTFQRYNYNVLGAYMKQDDESDLLNDRLNYLFKFLDI, encoded by the coding sequence ATGGTAGCCAAGGACATGATTTCCGATGTAATTCCTCCACTCAAAACCTCCGATACCGGGATAACGGCTTTGAACTGGATGGATATTTTTAAAGTATCGCACCTACCTATTGTAAACGATAAAGAATTCCTTGGCTTAATATCAGAGAGCGATATCTATGACCTCAACATGCCCGAGGAGCCCCTTGGTAACCATCAGCTTTCGCTTTTGCGACCATATGTAATTGAGGACCAACATGTTTTTGAGGTAATGGAGGTCCTATCGCGCCTAAAGCTATCGTTAGTACCGGTACTCGATAGCTCAAAAAACTACTTGGGTGTAATAACCCTAATGGAACTTCTGCATTACTTTACGGAACTTTCAGCCCTCAGGCATAAGGGAAGCGTTATTGTTCTTGAGATGAACGTTAACGATTTTAGCTTGTCGCAAATTTGTCAAATTGTGGAGGGGAACGATGCAAAAATTCTTGCCGCTTATATTACCTCGCACCCAAACTCCACCCAAATGGAGCTAACGCTCAAGCTTAATGTCACCGATGTTACCTCAATAAAGCAAACCTTTCAGCGTTACAACTATAACGTTCTGGGAGCATACATGAAGCAGGATGACGAAAGTGACTTGCTAAACGATAGGCTAAATTATCTATTCAAATTTTTGGACATATAA
- a CDS encoding NAD kinase has translation MTIAVYGKRIDAEFAEATRNLFAALEKYRVNVLIYLPLLDYIKSNLSYTPHIGGTFITTQDLKETDVMISLGGDGTFLDSIALVQDMGIPIMGINLGRLGFLATTSIPEIDNSIDLLMASKYSIEKRSMLQLVSDTKLFDPFPYALNDMVIRNSVAGLLHVNTYINGDYLSTYWADGLIIATPTGSTAYSLSVGGPILTPNLSAFVLSAIAPHHLTVRPLVIPDDSLIELEVSGRDEELIVSLDSRNIRVPQPVKLMLKKAHFNANVICLKGTTFYRTIRSKLLWGMDKRN, from the coding sequence ATGACCATAGCAGTATACGGGAAAAGAATAGATGCGGAATTTGCCGAGGCAACCCGAAATCTTTTTGCAGCACTCGAAAAATATCGGGTCAATGTTTTGATTTACCTTCCACTACTCGATTACATAAAATCAAACCTATCGTACACACCACATATCGGCGGCACGTTTATAACTACTCAGGATCTAAAGGAAACCGATGTAATGATTAGCCTTGGAGGCGACGGTACCTTTCTTGATTCTATAGCCCTAGTTCAGGATATGGGAATCCCCATTATGGGAATTAACTTAGGTAGGTTGGGCTTTTTGGCAACAACGTCAATCCCTGAAATTGACAATTCCATTGATCTGCTGATGGCCTCAAAGTACTCCATTGAGAAACGAAGCATGCTCCAGCTTGTAAGCGACACTAAACTTTTCGATCCATTCCCATACGCTCTCAACGATATGGTTATCCGTAACTCCGTTGCTGGGCTACTCCATGTTAATACATACATCAACGGCGATTATCTGAGCACATACTGGGCCGACGGGTTAATAATTGCAACACCTACAGGTTCAACAGCATACTCACTCAGTGTTGGAGGCCCAATACTTACCCCAAACCTATCGGCGTTTGTACTTTCGGCAATTGCCCCTCACCATTTAACCGTCCGTCCCCTTGTAATTCCTGACGACAGCCTGATTGAACTTGAAGTGTCAGGGAGAGACGAAGAGCTGATAGTTTCCCTGGATTCAAGAAACATTAGAGTCCCACAACCCGTTAAACTTATGCTTAAAAAAGCTCATTTCAATGCCAATGTCATCTGCTTAAAAGGAACAACCTTTTACAGAACCATTAGGAGCAAATTGCTATGGGGCATGGACAAAAGAAACTGA
- a CDS encoding DUF6089 family protein codes for MRRVTCLIVGLLTGLVLHAQTWKQNRIEVYLGLPVNHYFGDIGNSANTNVITSIKDVRIRALRGGFGGGVGFKVNPFISAQASLNTGFLGNTDDGSYYSSRDYRFSTFYSELTVKGIYYIISESHQNYYYRIMDFRGGLRHINKPFSVYVFAGAGGLFFSATPNDKLLSRTPPPGFTKPEVDDSKYFALVIPAGVGVKYEFYPRFQLGVELGARYVTTDYLDAFSSVYSSHNDMYYTINFNVYYKIPYQKLLKRSFWQF; via the coding sequence ATGCGAAGGGTTACATGTTTGATAGTGGGGTTATTGACAGGTTTGGTTCTGCATGCCCAAACCTGGAAACAAAATCGCATTGAGGTCTATTTAGGTTTGCCAGTTAACCACTATTTTGGAGATATTGGCAACTCCGCTAACACCAATGTTATTACCAGCATTAAGGATGTTAGGATTAGAGCCTTACGCGGTGGTTTTGGCGGGGGTGTTGGTTTTAAGGTTAATCCATTTATATCGGCACAAGCAAGTTTAAATACGGGTTTCCTTGGTAATACCGACGATGGCTCATACTACAGCTCCAGGGATTACCGATTTTCTACTTTTTATTCCGAGCTAACCGTAAAGGGAATTTACTACATTATTTCTGAGAGCCATCAGAATTACTACTATCGCATTATGGACTTCAGGGGCGGTTTGCGCCATATCAATAAACCGTTTAGCGTTTACGTTTTTGCAGGCGCCGGTGGTTTGTTCTTCAGTGCAACACCCAATGACAAGTTGCTTTCCAGAACACCGCCACCGGGTTTTACTAAACCCGAGGTTGACGATTCAAAGTATTTTGCCCTGGTAATTCCCGCAGGTGTTGGTGTAAAGTATGAGTTTTATCCCCGTTTCCAGCTAGGGGTTGAACTTGGAGCCCGTTACGTAACCACCGATTATCTCGATGCTTTTTCATCGGTTTACTCTAGTCACAACGACATGTACTATACCATTAACTTTAACGTTTACTACAAAATTCCTTACCAAAAATTACTTAAACGCTCATTCTGGCAATTTTAA
- a CDS encoding DUF6089 family protein, whose amino-acid sequence MDTLKNLLLSLTLCCLAILAGQAQDRRDFGIQAGTTYYYGEFNEVMPLYSPSFAMGVIFRYNINHNYSIRASAIYANVSGSSSSANIIPDPNISFSKNIIGAEAMGEFNFYSINPTSSRKANLSPYVNAGVGLAQMGTSLIFQIPFGVGLKFTPGQRHTFALEWRFHKTFTDKIDDYSSPDDGRKPFLHNNDWFSFIGLIYTYRIPNNSYICPAYR is encoded by the coding sequence ATGGATACATTAAAAAATCTATTACTTTCCTTAACCCTTTGCTGCTTAGCCATACTAGCTGGCCAAGCACAGGACCGACGCGATTTTGGGATTCAGGCGGGAACTACCTACTACTACGGTGAGTTTAACGAGGTAATGCCACTCTATAGCCCATCATTTGCAATGGGAGTAATTTTCCGGTATAACATAAATCACAACTACTCCATAAGGGCATCGGCAATTTATGCCAATGTTAGCGGCTCATCCTCATCGGCAAATATAATTCCCGATCCCAACATCAGCTTTTCAAAAAATATAATTGGAGCTGAAGCAATGGGCGAATTTAACTTTTACTCCATAAACCCAACCAGCAGCCGCAAAGCAAACCTCTCGCCATATGTAAATGCTGGGGTTGGGCTTGCACAAATGGGCACCTCGTTAATTTTTCAAATACCTTTTGGCGTAGGCTTAAAATTTACCCCTGGTCAAAGGCACACCTTTGCCCTGGAATGGAGGTTTCACAAAACCTTTACCGATAAAATTGACGATTACAGCAGCCCCGACGATGGCCGCAAACCTTTTTTACACAATAACGATTGGTTCTCATTTATTGGATTGATTTATACCTATCGTATTCCAAATAACAGCTATATTTGCCCCGCATATAGATAG
- a CDS encoding isoprenyl transferase, whose translation MSLIDKIERSRVPEHVAIIMDGNGRWAKQRGNQRIFGHKNGVKAVKAATEAAGEIGVKYLTLYAFSTENWNRPKSEVDALMSLLVETINSETDTLLKNGIRVLTIGDQSMLPPDVQRKLNDVITRTASCNTITTILALNYGSRHEITEAVKKIAAQTKDGTISPNQITPEIISKYLYTTNIPDPALLIRTSGELRLSNFLLWQLAYTELYFTPVLWPDFTKEDFFEAIVDYQKRERRFGKTSEQL comes from the coding sequence ATGTCGCTAATTGATAAAATTGAAAGGAGCAGAGTCCCTGAGCACGTTGCCATTATTATGGACGGGAATGGTCGATGGGCTAAGCAGCGTGGCAACCAGCGAATTTTTGGACATAAGAACGGTGTAAAAGCGGTTAAGGCTGCCACTGAGGCCGCAGGCGAAATTGGGGTTAAGTATCTTACACTTTATGCCTTCTCAACCGAAAACTGGAACCGCCCTAAGTCGGAAGTAGATGCCTTGATGAGCCTACTGGTTGAAACCATCAACTCCGAGACGGATACACTCCTGAAAAATGGAATTCGCGTACTAACCATAGGCGATCAGTCCATGCTACCGCCTGATGTTCAGCGTAAGCTAAACGATGTTATAACACGTACTGCAAGCTGCAACACCATAACTACCATTCTGGCCCTTAACTATGGCTCGCGCCATGAGATTACTGAAGCCGTAAAAAAAATTGCTGCTCAAACCAAGGATGGAACAATATCGCCCAACCAAATAACCCCTGAAATCATTTCTAAATACCTATATACTACAAACATTCCTGATCCGGCCCTGCTGATACGAACAAGCGGTGAGCTGAGGCTCAGCAATTTCCTGCTTTGGCAATTGGCCTATACTGAGCTTTACTTTACCCCAGTTCTTTGGCCCGATTTCACCAAAGAGGATTTTTTTGAAGCAATTGTTGATTACCAGAAACGCGAACGTCGGTTTGGTAAAACCAGTGAGCAACTTTAA
- the bamA gene encoding outer membrane protein assembly factor BamA, translated as MMRFRLLALAMFFIGVSAFAQEKPFSYELPKRYCVKEITVSGVKFLNPDVLISMTAISIGDTIQVPGEAITKAVKKLWGQGLFSNVDIKASRIEGDDIYLEISLTEQPRLTTVNFTGIRKGEADDLKDKLKLRSGSQLTQATLENSIIIIKKHYRAKGFLNVDVNPVLENDTIISNGTKLTFNIQKNDRVKIGEITFEGNKAYGQARLRRALKKIHRRDLNIFKSAKFIEADYDESLDNLVAFYNEHGYRDFKILGDSIYTINPKRIGIHFKIFEGPQYHIRKIEWVGNTKLPAEALTAVLGMKKGDVYDRSLLEKRLFTEENSISTLYMDDGYLFFHLEPVEVQIQNDSVDLEMRIYEGDQATVNRVIIAGNTKTNEHVIRREIWSKPGYLFSKSEITRTLRELGQMGHFDPEKLGIDPLPNQADGTVDLKYSVEEKANDQLEVSGGWGNKMFVGTIGIRFSNFSVRRIFDKDAWRPVPSGDSQSLAIRASTNGTYYKAFSLSFTEPWLGGRKPTNFSFSLYRTIQSGGVSYFYQTSDKYFRVSGASVGIGTRLKWPDDYFTIYNEVGIQNYKLSNWSGYFIFTDGQSNNLSYKVTLGRNSTDQMIYPRTGSNFSLSLQITPPYSLFNGKDYSKPMTDSEKYKWIEYHKWTGRIQWYIPLVENLVLYTNFQMGVMGYFNSKLGHSPFEGFDLGGDGMSGYNLYGKETIGLRGYQNGSLTPYVRIGESLVGNAHLYDKYTVELRYPISLKPQAAIYLLTFLEAGNAWQNAGDFNPFNVHRSAGVGARFFLPMLGMLGVDWGYGFDKVPGRPDAHKGQFHFIIGMPF; from the coding sequence ATGATGAGATTTAGGCTTTTGGCACTTGCCATGTTCTTTATAGGGGTTTCAGCATTTGCCCAGGAAAAACCGTTTAGCTACGAACTTCCAAAAAGATATTGCGTTAAGGAGATCACTGTATCGGGGGTAAAGTTTCTAAATCCTGATGTTTTAATCTCCATGACTGCTATTAGTATTGGCGACACCATTCAGGTTCCGGGTGAAGCAATTACCAAAGCAGTTAAAAAACTGTGGGGCCAAGGACTTTTTTCAAATGTGGATATTAAAGCCTCTCGTATTGAAGGCGATGATATTTACCTTGAGATCAGCCTAACTGAGCAACCCCGCCTAACTACAGTAAATTTTACTGGCATTCGTAAAGGTGAGGCCGACGACCTGAAAGATAAGCTTAAACTCCGAAGCGGCTCCCAGCTAACTCAAGCCACCCTAGAAAATAGCATTATCATAATAAAGAAACATTACAGGGCAAAAGGGTTCCTGAACGTTGATGTAAATCCCGTACTGGAAAATGACACCATAATAAGCAACGGAACAAAGCTAACCTTCAATATCCAGAAGAACGACAGGGTTAAAATTGGTGAAATCACCTTTGAGGGTAACAAAGCCTACGGTCAGGCACGACTCCGTCGAGCACTTAAAAAGATACACCGCCGCGACCTCAACATCTTTAAATCGGCTAAGTTCATTGAAGCAGACTACGATGAAAGTTTGGATAACCTCGTTGCCTTTTACAACGAGCACGGCTACCGGGATTTTAAAATTTTAGGCGATTCCATTTACACTATCAACCCCAAAAGAATAGGTATCCACTTTAAAATTTTCGAAGGGCCACAATACCACATCCGCAAGATTGAGTGGGTAGGTAACACTAAATTGCCTGCCGAGGCGCTCACGGCCGTTCTGGGGATGAAAAAGGGCGATGTTTATGACAGGAGTTTGCTGGAGAAAAGGTTATTCACTGAGGAGAACTCTATCTCCACTCTATACATGGATGATGGGTACCTTTTCTTCCATCTTGAGCCAGTAGAGGTTCAGATTCAAAACGACTCGGTTGACCTTGAAATGAGAATTTATGAAGGCGACCAGGCTACCGTAAACAGGGTAATTATTGCCGGTAATACAAAGACCAATGAGCATGTTATCCGCCGTGAGATATGGTCAAAACCTGGATACCTTTTCAGCAAGTCCGAAATAACCCGAACCCTCAGGGAACTTGGTCAGATGGGTCATTTTGACCCCGAAAAACTAGGGATTGATCCCCTGCCCAACCAGGCCGATGGAACCGTGGACCTTAAATATTCGGTTGAAGAAAAGGCCAACGACCAGCTCGAGGTATCGGGGGGTTGGGGTAACAAGATGTTTGTGGGAACCATTGGTATCCGTTTCTCAAACTTCTCGGTTCGGCGAATTTTCGATAAAGATGCCTGGCGTCCTGTTCCCTCGGGCGATAGCCAGTCATTAGCAATCAGAGCATCAACCAACGGAACATACTATAAAGCATTTAGCCTTTCGTTTACTGAACCCTGGCTAGGCGGACGTAAGCCAACTAACTTCTCCTTCTCGCTCTACAGAACCATACAATCAGGTGGAGTTAGCTACTTCTATCAAACAAGCGATAAATACTTCAGGGTGAGCGGGGCTTCCGTTGGAATAGGCACCCGTTTGAAATGGCCCGACGATTACTTTACCATTTACAATGAGGTGGGAATTCAAAACTATAAACTGAGCAACTGGTCAGGGTATTTTATCTTTACCGATGGGCAGTCGAACAACCTTAGTTACAAAGTTACCCTCGGCCGAAACTCAACGGACCAGATGATATATCCCCGAACCGGCTCAAACTTTTCGCTCTCGCTTCAAATTACCCCACCCTACTCCCTTTTCAATGGCAAGGATTACAGTAAACCCATGACCGACTCGGAAAAGTACAAATGGATTGAATACCACAAGTGGACTGGAAGAATACAATGGTACATACCTCTGGTTGAGAACTTGGTTCTTTACACCAATTTCCAGATGGGGGTAATGGGATACTTCAATAGCAAACTGGGCCATTCCCCATTTGAGGGGTTTGACCTTGGCGGTGATGGTATGTCGGGGTACAACCTTTACGGAAAGGAAACCATTGGTTTAAGGGGTTACCAGAACGGCTCGCTTACACCATACGTTCGCATAGGTGAGAGCCTAGTTGGGAATGCACACCTATACGACAAGTACACCGTTGAGCTGCGATACCCAATCTCGCTAAAACCGCAGGCTGCAATTTACCTGCTTACCTTCCTTGAAGCTGGTAATGCCTGGCAGAACGCTGGCGATTTTAATCCGTTCAACGTTCATCGCTCAGCTGGTGTTGGGGCTCGCTTTTTCCTTCCCATGTTAGGAATGTTAGGCGTTGACTGGGGATATGGTTTCGATAAGGTGCCCGGACGTCCCGATGCACATAAGGGTCAGTTCCACTTCATTATTGGGATGCCTTTTTAA
- a CDS encoding OmpH family outer membrane protein, translated as MKRTILILAALTIGLGAWAQKFAYVDTEYILKKIPSYKAAQEQLDKLSEQYQKEIEEKYAEVDKMYKDYQTEKVLLTEEMKKKREDEIIARERQVKELQMKYFGRDGLLFKKREELVKPIQDQVFNAIKEIAVEGGYAVIFDAAASPNMIYTNPRFDKSEEVLQRLGFK; from the coding sequence ATGAAGAGAACTATTCTGATATTAGCTGCACTTACAATTGGACTTGGGGCTTGGGCTCAAAAATTTGCCTATGTAGATACCGAGTACATACTTAAAAAAATACCATCGTATAAAGCCGCACAGGAACAACTCGACAAGCTTTCAGAGCAATACCAGAAAGAAATAGAGGAAAAGTATGCCGAGGTTGACAAGATGTACAAGGACTACCAAACCGAAAAGGTACTCCTGACTGAGGAAATGAAAAAGAAACGTGAGGATGAGATCATAGCCCGTGAGCGTCAGGTTAAGGAACTGCAGATGAAGTATTTTGGTCGCGATGGGCTACTTTTCAAGAAGCGTGAGGAACTGGTTAAACCCATTCAGGATCAGGTTTTTAACGCAATCAAAGAGATTGCAGTTGAGGGGGGTTACGCCGTAATATTTGACGCTGCCGCCTCACCTAACATGATTTACACTAACCCACGATTCGATAAGAGCGAAGAAGTTCTACAGCGCTTAGGTTTTAAATAA
- a CDS encoding OmpH family outer membrane protein has protein sequence MRKILGLAIVALLTFSFSGVKAQNYKFGHINSQEILKAMPDRDSAEAKIKKYAESLQDQIEQLQVEFNKKYQDYLQKRATFTDAIREMKEKELTDMQQRAQEYQQVAEQDYQRYQAETMKPVIDKADAAIKKVAKANGFTYIFDTSSGVLLYFSEQSIDITPLVKKELGITK, from the coding sequence ATGAGAAAGATTCTTGGATTAGCAATAGTTGCTCTACTAACATTTAGTTTTTCAGGAGTAAAAGCCCAGAACTATAAATTTGGTCATATTAACAGCCAGGAAATACTAAAGGCTATGCCCGATAGGGATAGCGCTGAAGCAAAAATTAAGAAGTATGCCGAATCGTTACAGGATCAGATTGAGCAACTTCAGGTAGAATTCAATAAGAAGTACCAGGATTACCTGCAAAAACGAGCTACCTTCACCGATGCAATACGCGAGATGAAAGAAAAAGAACTCACCGATATGCAGCAGAGGGCTCAGGAATACCAGCAGGTTGCCGAGCAGGATTACCAGCGTTATCAAGCTGAAACCATGAAACCTGTAATTGATAAAGCCGACGCAGCCATTAAAAAAGTTGCTAAAGCAAATGGGTTTACTTACATTTTTGATACCAGCTCGGGAGTTCTCCTTTACTTCTCAGAACAGAGTATCGATATTACTCCGTTGGTTAAGAAAGAGTTAGGCATTACAAAGTAA
- the murI gene encoding glutamate racemase yields MSGNCNPIGIFDSGAGGLTVLSELVNVLPNEKYIYFADSANCPYGSKPAEEIINLSDKITRFLITKGCKVIVVACNTATAAAIDYLRNSYSIPFIGMEPAIKPASQNTKTKSIGVLATAGTFKGRLYIETSRKYAADVNVCYQVGEGLVELVESGKADSPEAEQLLHRYIDPMVDCNIDHLVLGCTHYPFLKPVLERMLPNHVTIVDPAPAVALQTKRVAENNGLLCNQNLVDSTSIDFYSSSNTEVLKMLVEMNIRPQYRIEDLYFNNVKL; encoded by the coding sequence ATGAGCGGCAATTGTAATCCTATAGGAATTTTCGACTCCGGTGCGGGTGGTCTAACAGTTCTTTCAGAACTGGTTAATGTTTTGCCCAACGAGAAGTACATATATTTTGCCGATTCAGCAAATTGCCCTTACGGTTCCAAACCTGCCGAGGAAATTATCAACCTATCGGACAAGATAACACGCTTCCTAATAACAAAAGGTTGCAAGGTTATAGTTGTGGCCTGCAACACAGCAACGGCAGCTGCAATAGATTACCTGCGAAACTCATACAGCATACCATTTATTGGAATGGAACCAGCAATTAAACCCGCATCGCAAAATACTAAAACCAAAAGCATAGGGGTTTTGGCTACGGCTGGAACTTTTAAAGGACGATTGTACATTGAAACCAGCCGAAAATACGCCGCCGATGTTAACGTATGCTACCAGGTGGGCGAAGGGTTAGTAGAACTAGTTGAATCAGGAAAAGCTGATTCCCCTGAAGCAGAACAGCTCCTGCACAGATATATCGACCCAATGGTTGATTGTAATATTGACCATCTGGTTTTGGGCTGCACCCATTACCCATTCCTAAAACCTGTGCTGGAAAGAATGCTACCTAATCATGTCACTATTGTGGACCCTGCACCGGCAGTTGCCTTGCAAACTAAAAGGGTAGCCGAAAATAATGGGTTGCTTTGTAATCAAAATCTAGTAGATAGCACCAGTATCGACTTTTACTCAAGCAGCAATACCGAGGTACTTAAGATGCTCGTTGAAATGAACATTAGACCACAATACAGGATTGAAGATTTATACTTTAACAATGTGAAACTGTAA
- a CDS encoding nucleoside kinase has product MRKEVEIVIENTGQKVRVTPGHSLLEISKIFEIKSDYQILGAMVNNQVKELDYEVFTPKTVRYIDITHPAGMRMYQRSLFFLLQKAVRDIIPGAKVRIEHSVSKGFYCEIDGCNLPLELPLIFNICDRMREIVAADLPFRRDKVLTSDAIKLFRDLGYEDKARLFETRPTLYTSVYYLGDMADYFFGSLVPSTGYLKVFDLTKYYDGMLLRVPKRFQPDEVEDVVIQNKMFEIFQEYKDWLEILGVENVGAINQEVAKGNASELIKISEALHEKKVADIADRIHQQPEPVRLVLISGPSSSGKTTFAKRLAIQLKVNGLKPYTISLDNYFVDREKTPKDEFGNYDFEALDALDVEYFNNDLVRLLKGEEVEIPKFSFEEGKRFFDGTKLQIEPNGVIIIEGIHALNPALTHLIPNNQKFKVYVSALTSISIDGINRIPTTDNRLIRRIVRDYRYRGYSALDTIGRWESVRRGEDKNIFPFQEEANVMFNSALLYEFSVLKRFAEPIIQEVPPTRPEYDEAQRLLKFLSYFTPISEREVPPTSIIREFLGGSTFSYK; this is encoded by the coding sequence ATGCGCAAAGAGGTTGAAATAGTTATTGAGAATACCGGGCAAAAGGTTCGTGTAACTCCCGGACACTCACTTCTGGAAATTTCAAAAATATTCGAAATAAAATCCGATTACCAGATCCTGGGGGCAATGGTTAACAACCAGGTCAAGGAGTTAGACTATGAGGTTTTTACACCAAAAACCGTTCGATACATCGATATTACTCACCCTGCAGGAATGCGGATGTACCAACGATCGCTATTTTTCCTGCTACAAAAAGCTGTACGCGATATTATCCCCGGTGCCAAGGTACGAATTGAGCATTCCGTATCCAAAGGCTTCTACTGCGAGATTGACGGCTGCAACCTGCCCCTGGAATTACCGCTTATATTCAACATATGCGATAGAATGCGCGAGATTGTGGCGGCAGATTTGCCATTTCGGCGCGATAAGGTATTAACATCCGATGCTATCAAACTCTTTAGAGATTTGGGTTACGAGGACAAAGCCAGGTTATTCGAAACTCGTCCTACCCTTTACACCTCGGTTTACTACCTTGGCGACATGGCCGATTACTTCTTCGGAAGTCTTGTCCCTTCAACGGGCTACCTAAAAGTGTTTGACCTCACTAAGTATTACGATGGAATGCTGCTGAGGGTGCCTAAACGGTTCCAGCCCGATGAAGTGGAAGATGTAGTTATTCAGAACAAAATGTTTGAAATCTTTCAGGAATATAAGGATTGGCTTGAGATTTTAGGCGTTGAGAATGTTGGAGCTATTAACCAAGAGGTAGCCAAAGGAAATGCCAGTGAACTAATAAAAATTTCAGAGGCATTACATGAAAAAAAGGTTGCCGACATTGCCGATAGAATACACCAGCAACCCGAACCGGTAAGGCTTGTACTTATTTCCGGCCCGTCATCATCGGGTAAAACAACTTTTGCTAAGCGTTTAGCAATTCAGCTAAAGGTTAATGGTTTAAAACCATACACCATCTCGCTCGATAACTATTTTGTTGACAGGGAGAAAACCCCTAAGGATGAGTTCGGAAACTACGACTTTGAGGCACTGGACGCGCTTGATGTTGAGTATTTTAACAATGACCTGGTCAGGCTGCTTAAGGGCGAAGAGGTGGAAATACCAAAATTCTCCTTTGAGGAGGGAAAACGCTTTTTTGATGGCACCAAACTTCAGATTGAACCCAATGGCGTAATAATAATTGAGGGTATTCATGCCCTAAACCCAGCCTTAACCCACTTAATCCCTAACAACCAAAAGTTCAAGGTTTACGTTTCGGCATTAACCTCAATTTCAATCGATGGCATAAACCGAATACCAACCACCGATAACCGATTAATACGCAGAATAGTAAGGGACTATCGGTATCGGGGGTATAGCGCACTGGATACCATTGGCAGGTGGGAAAGTGTTCGTCGTGGCGAGGATAAAAACATCTTCCCATTCCAGGAGGAGGCCAACGTTATGTTTAACTCTGCCCTGCTTTACGAGTTTAGCGTTTTAAAACGCTTTGCTGAACCAATAATCCAGGAGGTTCCGCCAACCCGACCGGAATACGATGAGGCCCAAAGGCTGCTTAAGTTCTTAAGCTACTTCACTCCAATATCGGAACGTGAAGTGCCACCCACCTCAATCATACGTGAGTTTCTGGGAGGTAGCACTTTTTCCTATAAATAG